TGGAATAAAATGCCCGTAGTTGTGTCTCCCTGTATTGGGTATGTAATAAACACATAAACAGCCATTACTCCCATCATAAAATATCAATGTGCACAATCTAAATATTTGGCATGCAACACATGCGTGTGACATCCTAACTATAGAGAAAATTCTAGATGCGGATAAGAAGAAAACATCACAAAATTAAACACATTGATAGATTTGATACagtttgaaaaattataacaaGACATCAAATCCAGCAATGGAGAATTTTAGATCTGTCCACATTCAACTTACACGAATTGATAGAGACAGCAGGTCTATCTAGAATGATTCCTACTGGTGACTATGGAAATGTTTGACCAAAATAGAAGCAATTGGCAATTTAAAGAACATAATAAAACAGCAAATCTTTAAGAAGTCTATGGCTTAAACCTGTGACTTCCAGCCACAGAGGAGCAACCTTATCATCTTGTCAAGACTCTCTGAAGTATTAGAATAACTCTATTTTGTAAAATACAGAGATGGCTGATAAAATGTTTAACATAGCATAGACATAGGAAGTAACTGCTCAAACCCAGTCCTCCAACCTGTGGAGGCCTAGTTACAAATGAGAGACTCATCAATAGTTATTGACAGAATGGGCAATGCAAGCAATAGAGTAGATAATTACAAAGGTAGAATAACCAATTCAATTACATATAAACATGGACAGCTTCGGATATTCTTACCTAAGCATTATTCTTTCCCTAGCACCTTTTAACCTCCGTCTCTCATATTCAAGATCCCGCATTGCAGCATTTATCTCAAGTTCAAGGGCAGAAACTTTAGCCCATGCTTCTTCTCGCGCTGCCTGCTACCAACAGCAAAGAACACCTCAGCTTAAGAACATATGAAATCTAATAAGATGCCAACAAAATTTCGTAAGATCTGATGATTGGTTGCATTTTTTGCAGAACTAATATGGAATGAAATGCATCATTTATTGCATTTTGGATCACCAAATCAAAACCCATTCTCTCTGTTCCCAAGTCCTCATCTCCTTCTAACCCCCACCCCAAATAACAACtaacaaatgaaaaatagcATGTAGAATTCAATCCAAGGAAGGATTTCCTTCATACTTTTCTCCCTAGCAAATGGGTTTGTGATAATGATAGTATACAACAGTAAGCTCAGCTTATGCAAATCAATATATGAGGGTCATAATTGAACCACTACGATTTTAGTAAACAGTGAAGTTACAACTGGGATTGATGTagtaaaatatagaattatcATCTGAAAGACTTGGAATTGGAAAAGTAAAATTCCTtacaaaaaaaagaactacaattttttttcttgcatttGGGCAGGGGTGAGATTTAGAGATTATGTTATGTGTGGCAAAATCATTTCacattttcatattaatatacTTGACGCGGtaagaaattgaagaattttacatatatacctTTTCACTCTCGAGCTCTTTCCTCAGTTGTTTTATTTCTAGCTCAAGTTCTTCAACTCTCTGCTCATAGAATGCAAAGTTGTAAAATTAACATCAGGCCCAGCATCTATTAACAGAATGGTATCAGAAAACAGGATTAGCAGTATTATTTTAGATATGATATGACAGGCATTAAGTGCAACTGTTACTTTTCTTCCATTCGCAGAGGCCAGTTGCTCTTCAGCAACTTGAGATTCTAGCTGGCGAACTTTATTATCAGAGAAGACCAACTTTTGTCTTGCTTCCTCCTGTTAAATTCATGGAAAGCAGTACACAAATATTAAAGCACATAAATAATGCATGGAAACATTGTGAAATTAAAATACTGATCCTACCAGTTTGGGCCTCAAAGATTCCACTTGTGAACACCATTTTTTCTCCCTTTCCTGAATGCAAGTGCAGGAAATTTCACATTgagattttttgaaataatacgagtatcaaatatatacatttagaTGTTagaaataatacaaaattttaCTGACCTGAAGCTTATTTATTTCCTCTTGCAGCTCTCTCTCCCGTTGGGAAGCAGCATCAGATTGTCTTTTAAGTTCCTCTTGAGCCTCAGACTGAACCCTCTGTACTGCCGCCTTGAGATCAGAAGCAGCTTTTTGCCGTTCTTCTCTTCTCTGATCTCGCTCTTCTTCTAATTGTATCTCGAGTTCAGATATAGATGCCTTCTGACTGAAAATAGATATTGAAGTAATTAAGATCTTTTCACTATGTTGTTGCAATTTTTTGCAGATACTCTTATGCAAAGTATATGTAAAATCAAATCATAATTTTGGTCTGGAAGTCAAGATACAATAAACAAACGGAGAGTACTGAGCATTTCAATGTCAGGTTCTATTTCTTTCTCAACTATTGTTAAGATTCAAACTTAGATGCATCTCAACCACACCATCCAAAAGcgttaagttggaaattgtgCTTTTCTTAGTGCAGGAACATATCAATAATCACTATGAGCATGCTTAATGTAGTGTAAATCCTCCAATTGAGCAGAGTCAGAGTCCTAATTGTAACACAACTCCGCATAGAAGGGACCTACTACAAGTCTTACTGCTTTTAGGCATTCTATTTGGAAAGTTTAATGTCAATATTCATCACCTCTTCATTATTTCATTTGCTTCAATACATGACTGCCTGGAAGCAGTAAGTGTTTCATTAAGGTCTTCCAAGGCATGCTTTTGTTCAGCTGATGTTCTGTTAACTTCCACCAGTTCTTTCTGTTTAATATCCAATATATGTTGCAACTCCTTGAGTTGATCTAGGTATAGTTTTGCAATAGATTCTTTCATCTCTCTCATCTCCTGCAGAATAAAAAAACAATGAAGCTGATACAGCACTGGAATTAAGTTGAGTGCATCCAAGAGCAAGGGATTGATAATACACTTGAGCAACAACTTGTATACATCACAAAAGTCACAGGATGCCACTCTTGTAAATGAACTAATTCGTTCTGAAATGAAATGTTATGCACACATCCGAATGGAATCTCATGACTCAAGTACTTCACTGGATGATAGGAACAATACCCAGTTATGCTACCACTGGAGCAGGGTCAAAGGGAAGGACTAGCACCCTTTAGCATTTAGCATGAAGTGACTGCTTTAAAGTCTTAAACATAGAACATCTCAATTGCAAATTCATGTCGATGAGTCTCACACCAAAAGTTAAGGAGTTTCTAAAGATTTAAGCTTTACTCATGCGCAAAACTCTTGATGAGAAGTAGGACATAACTCGAATTGTGAACTTATTCAAAAACATTTCCACACCCAAAAACAAGATTATGCACTAAGCAGAAAAAGATGAACAAAAGCTTTCTTCCTAAATAGAGAATATTAACACCCTCCACCAGCTTACATCACCACCATCTTTCATATAAATTCAAACAAATCCAAGAAGGCTGAGCTTTTAGAAGAGCATACACTTTCATGGCATTCACTTGTTGCTCGATGCTCATTGCGCAATGTATCGATTGTGACGACTTGACTTTCCAATTGCTTCCTTAGTTCCTGGACACAGCAAATAATAGACAAAATTCCACCAAAGATTTTAATAGGTAAGATTCACGAAAGAACAAGATAGGTCATCAATCACTGTCAATATGGACTAAAATTAATCATACCATGTTAGAACGTTGAAGGCTCCGAAAATCATCGAGAGAAATAGGACCTTCAGGAGCACCAATCCCTATACCTTTCATTCTCTTGTTTTCTGAAACAATCTCCTCTGCACATTAGGAAGATGAAATTTATATCAAGGACTATGATCTACAAAGTCTTCCGGGGAATTCACCAAAAATAATGGTGTCTCCAACAACCACCAATCATCTTGGTTTCCATGACAAGGGAATTAAGATTTGTCTATCAATTATTACATCTGAATACTGATGATCTCCAAATTATAAGACCATCAGAGAAAGTGTTTGTCATCCAGATTTGCATTCAACTAGAGGAAGCAAAGCATGAAATTTAATAGAACAACAGGAAGAtcattatttatgatataaaGAATAATGGTAATTATTATACCTAACTTTCTCTTCACAGGTGCACCTTCCATGAATGGAGCAACTCTAAGAACCTCTCGATatacaaatgcaaatgcaagtTCTGTAGCCATGTAACAGGCAGATATTCAATAAGATAACACatcacaaaaaaataataacaaccaACTACCTAAGTTTCCTTCCAATTCTGTACATCCATAACCCTAAGAATTCTGGTTCCCAAATAGATATCGGGAAGTCACTATAAATTACCATGCTGAGGAGGTGCAGCAAATGATATAATATCTCCATGCTGTACTTTTGATTCAGGACCACTCTTACTCAATTTCTTCCAGTTGAGATATGTTCCATTTGTGCTGCAGCAAGCtcaaagaattcaaaattttgaaaacaaGACAATAAGCAAAGTCAGAAACAAAGCATGCGAGCAATACACTACCTAGTATCTTTcaagaaaatagatttttgACAATTAGATGGATGCTCCATATCATCAACAGTAACATTTTTCCTATATATTTTGCAGTGTTTGGCACTAACTGCAGTTGATTCAATCTGAAAGCGCAAGTCATCCACCAATCTGCCAATGCAATGCTCATCTCCAGTTAAAAGCATATTACATCCCTGTTATGGTAATTTCATCAGTTGGAACTGATAATATGTGCTATACAATCAAGTGCCTCCATATAAATAAGTAGAAGAAACAAGCTGTTAAAACACCAAAATGAATATTCAACTAAAAAGAATCCTATGAAAAACCTTCTTGAGGCCATTAAATCCCTTCATCATTTTATATTCCCAGTGCAACTATTCCAAAAGACTTAACAGATGATGCAACTTTAAGACTATAAGAATGAAGAACCTACTCTGATGAAACTTTCCAACTCCATATAAACATAGAATGCATGCCAACCCTCTAATTCAGAGATCTCAGAACCacttgaatttaatttattaatacataATAGTAACAATACCATCCACGTAGTGATTAGGATAATAAAAGTAGTCCCAGCAAACCCAGACTACCAATTAAAACATACCTGTCCTTTTACACATACAAGGAACAAAGCAATTGCAACAGAAAATCTTTGTTGTTGTcgtatgaatataaatatataagcaATTACAAACACAGAGCCGATTCCTGCCTTGTCTTTCATGAAAACTGCTTCTTTTGTTCTCAGAATGGAGAGAAAAGTAAATAAAGCACGACCCATCTCTTGTAATCCAAAATAAATCTCCTCAAAGTAGACTAAATCAATACATAAGACGCTAATTGCGACAGAAATTAACATCTCTCAATTTAACAAGTTTAAAATGatgcaaaatattttattctaactAGCAAAAGGAGGAAACAGActtgaaaagaaatgaaaatgatgtAGAGTAGGGTTTTGAAAGGGAAATTAAATGTACTTGAGTTCTTTTGCGAGCATTGTTGGAAATAGCAGTGAGAACACCCCAGACGTTAGGATCGGGGTTAGTGAGAGACTGAGAAGAGATATTAGAGGCCACTGAGAGTATATATTCTTTTGGGCCCAATGGCTTATTTGGCGATGTATCCGAACGACGCGGAGGATGAGAGGAGCTTGTTTGCGAGACTGGACTTGGAGTTGGCTTTGATCCGACAGGAGTGGTTTCTGGATTTTCATCTTCTACGGCCATTGGAGAGGGAGCGCGGGGAGAGTGAGGGGGAAAAAGGGCGGGGATTTTGAAACCCTAGTAGGTAAGGTAGTGCCGGTTATTTGCGGGAAAGTGAGACAGTGACGTGTGTTAATATCATCGAAAGGAGGCTTCCATGGAAAGATTGAGTTGCGCTCCCTCCAGCTGGGCTTTCTACAATGATGATGTGGCATATGCCATGTAAGTGTACAGATAGCGTCCGAGGTGCCATGTCGGATATCTGACCAATCATAAGTTGCCAAAATTTgcaagtaaaaataaataacatctTCGAAATTTTAATGACCTCCAACCCTGAAAAGAATATCCCGCTCTTCTTCTGATaaaatgtacaaaaaaaactctaagaattagagaaggaaaaggaagaaagatttagggttttaatcgATTAAAGCTTGGTAAAATACTGAAGGACTGCATCTGTAGTTTGAagtgttctttttcttcatgttTATAAcaggaaaataaaatacagaGAAACAGTAAAACTTGTTTGATCTAAAATCCTTGTAAAAACCCGATGCGTCTACACTCATTTCTTTCTGTTACATTTTGTGCTTATCAATGTAAAGactatttttaggatttgagagagagagagagagagagaaaaaaaaaagttggaAAAAGGtgctaagaaaatattatgaaattgaaGATTAAGAAATGGTAGAGTTGAAATGCTTGTGGTATCAGGACAGCTGATTGGTGGAGATTTGTCCACGACTCCACATATGCCTATGCCACTATGTAACAATAATAAACAATGCCTGCCCCTTCCAATTCTTTTTGCAGTCGCACTAGCCatataaagattaataatatCCAACTACTATTATTACTTTTTGTTAATGTGACATTAATATaacatcaataataaaattattgttggaaccatttatttatctacttctaaaaatattataaatttactttttacaTGTCACTCTTATTTATTGTAAATTCACTATAGTCAAATGTATGCTAAATCTCTTAATTAATGTTTCTTATTACTGAAAATACATATCATATTAATACATCTCATGGAATTTTAACAAAACTAGTCGGTATGTTATTAAGATTGGTATGTCATTGAAGTGCATAAAAAGGGGAAAAACAAATGAAACCAAAGTCCTCCAaatgttaagaaaaaaagcatAGCCTCGTTAACGAAAACTCACTTAATCACAGTGTCTTATTTGTACTTTCCCTAAAGCAAGACACCTATCTTCAAATGTTACATTCACGGAGTTAAACAAAATGTTGCTGTGCATTGAACTACAGGTAACATCAGCAGTCTCCCTTTCTGTTAGTACTACATTAATGTTCAAAAACATGCCAATGCCAACATCATCCAACCAGACACTCCAGAATCCAGCTAGGCGATAATTAGATTAGCCTCCATTCATCCTTACCATAGAGCATCTCCAACTCGCAACTATCCAGCAAGTGGATTGGCATGTATTGTTACTCTATTGATCCTTATTTCTGCAAGAGGTCGATCGCCAGCTCCTGTTTGAGTCTGCACAAAACCGAATGGCTTAAATTGTTAAGGATATGAAATGAACGAAATTCATGTCGATGAAAAATACTAGACAATTGGCTCTATCCATTCATAAATTGTTTTGGGCTGCATCGGGTTCAAGCATCTCCGAATGGTACCGCTATAAGAAGTCATGCAACTAGAACATTGAAAACCTACCCACTAAATGACAAAAAGTTTAATAACTGGCcctaatgcaagaaaacaaacaatgGGATCAAACAGATATGTACTTATAAGTCTCATTCTTATTGCACCTCCAAACAGAATAGAAAAGATAATTGGCATTAACACGCATAATATACCTTCTCCATGATATCCAGGACTTCAAAGCCATGAATTACTTTGCCAAATATAGTGTACAATCCATTGAGATGCGGTTGCTTTGCGTAAGTTATAAAAAACTGGCTTCCATTAGTATTAGGACCACTGTTCGCCATTGCTAGTATACCTCTTGCGTTATGctgaaaagataaatatagCATTAGCATTGCAAAGATAGCATTGGAAACTGCCCATTCAATATCGATAAGTGCAGTCATTAGCAACAATGTTGTATACAAATCAACCTCTAGCTTCTCGAATCTTACTTCTCAGGCCTTAACAAGGCTCAAACATGGTTAACAAAATGTCACATCCAGTGTAGAATACCTTAAGAGACTCTCTGATCTCATCATTGAACTTCTTGCCCCATATACTGGTCCCACCTTTGCCTGTACCTGTTGGGTCTCCACCTTGAATCATGAAACCTTTAATATTTCGGTGAAATATGGTTCCGTCGTAATAACCACTAGCACATAGTGCCAAGAAATTCTGTATCCAgcaaggaaaaaaaatgaaatgtaAGAGACATTAGCATTCCACAAGCTTATTGATTTCTCATAAACAAGCAAAGATCAGACACCATGacttgtttttttctttcactcttTAAATGTATGCCATCACTTTGGGGACATGCGATAAAAATGTATGCCAatgggtttttctttttttttttagttcatTATGCTAGTACAAGGACAAATTTGAACTATGTTAGTCATACAGAGAAAACATACTTAACACCAGATACCATCTTGACGAAAAATAGAGAAGCCCACTGAATTCTAGGGTTTCAAACGGGAATAAAAACTGGTAACAGGGAGTTGTAGAGCAATTAACAGAACCAATCCGAGAAAGTCCTAGTCTAGAATTCCTAATTAGGCATATAATTGAGCTTTGATTTCTGAGTATGCTATGACTAAACGCATTTAACAATTAGTTTTTCAGAATTCTAGAATCAAGAGAGGTCATTAAGGGGTCTATCATACTAACCTCGGCCGTTTTAGGAACCTCGTCACAAGCGATTTCGCACTTGATATCACCAAGATTGGTATGCAGTGTAACTGACTGTTATAATTTACAAAACAAAGAAACAGTGAGATAGTATGTGAGTTCATTTGTCAATAGAGTTACGTAGTAAAGGTGTTTGATGGAATAACGCAAAGGAAACTGACCATCTGATCTCTCGTGTATTATTAGCTCAGGGTCAGGTGAAGATTGGAGAACAGAAGCTTATGCTATTCGCTTCAAGAAAGACCAAAACGTCCGGTAATGGTGTGGTGATAGCCCCTTCAAAATTCCCAACTTTTGCAGTTTCAGAGCTCTCTAGACCAACCAAAAAGTCTTGCAGCCAGTGCCTGTTTCTTGTTTTAacgaattttaaaaaaattaaagaaataatgtGCCCCTCGAACTTTCTGAAAAAATCAACTCACCTCTTTTTAcgtttttatgtttaaaacaGTTCgaaattttgcatttttaaCTCGCTGTCTCCCATAATTGAGGGGTGAGGGTTGCtctcttaataa
The Ricinus communis isolate WT05 ecotype wild-type chromosome 1, ASM1957865v1, whole genome shotgun sequence DNA segment above includes these coding regions:
- the LOC8270655 gene encoding uncharacterized protein LOC8270655 isoform X4; the encoded protein is MAVEDENPETTPVGSKPTPSPVSQTSSSHPPRRSDTSPNKPLGPKEYILSVASNISSQSLTNPDPNVWGVLTAISNNARKRTQGCNMLLTGDEHCIGRLVDDLRFQIESTAVSAKHCKIYRKNVTVDDMEHPSNCQKSIFLKDTSTNGTYLNWKKLSKSGPESKVQHGDIISFAAPPQHELAFAFVYREVLRVAPFMEGAPVKRKLEEIVSENKRMKGIGIGAPEGPISLDDFRSLQRSNMELRKQLESQVVTIDTLRNEHRATSECHESEMREMKESIAKLYLDQLKELQHILDIKQKELVEVNRTSAEQKHALEDLNETLTASRQSCIEANEIMKSQKASISELEIQLEEERDQRREERQKAASDLKAAVQRVQSEAQEELKRQSDAASQRERELQEEINKLQEREKKWCSQVESLRPKLEEARQKLVFSDNKVRQLESQVAEEQLASANGRKRVEELELEIKQLRKELESEKAAREEAWAKVSALELEINAAMRDLEYERRRLKGARERIMLRETQLRAFYSTTEEISILFAKQQEQLKAMQRTLEDEENYDNTSVDMDLNANPTDDMDGTLMGEKQMIVYNGAKGRSANSAQRFDGNQAVASGDEASVTEKHECDIRSQGEEPNTQEEEFTSSNRHANGGFGSDIDGVGTAPVLEGDAIGTEQVLETESLGFDGDRLNKCGSIAGDTMQLDDEAHVHESDVHILTSPDALHHSQSNNPLEFQKAMEEDTEPGGTIRTNDLLASEVAGSWAYSTAPSVHGENESPRSRDNDVKGSAGLHDSSGQVAESQSTPSSEAAAARRNHERRALSEMIGIVAPDLKEQFGAVDDDCAGRREKQGSTSNSDTESCTDSEDRNRKYPKVVSISDTETEGSDQPNEDEKHDAMDEDDEDTEEDSIR
- the LOC8270655 gene encoding uncharacterized protein LOC8270655 isoform X3, which codes for MAVEDENPETTPVGSKPTPSPVSQTSSSHPPRRSDTSPNKPLGPKEYILSVASNISSQSLTNPDPNVWGVLTAISNNARKRTQGCNMLLTGDEHCIGRLVDDLRFQIESTAVSAKHCKIYRKNVTVDDMEHPSNCQKSIFLKDTSTNGTYLNWKKLSKSGPESKVQHGDIISFAAPPQHELAFAFVYREVLRVAPFMEGAPVKRKLEEIVSENKRMKGIGIGAPEGPISLDDFRSLQRSNMELRKQLESQVVTIDTLRNEHRATSECHESEMREMKESIAKLYLDQLKELQHILDIKQKELVEVNRTSAEQKHALEDLNETLTASRQSCIEANEIMKSQKASISELEIQLEEERDQRREERQKAASDLKAAVQRVQSEAQEELKRQSDAASQRERELQEEINKLQEREKKWCSQVESLRPKLEEARQKLVFSDNKVRQLESQVAEEQLASANGRKRVEELELEIKQLRKELESEKQAAREEAWAKVSALELEINAAMRDLEYERRRLKGARERIMLRETQLRAFYSTTEEISILFAKQQEQLKAMQRTLEDEENYDNTSVDMDLNANPTDDMDGTLMGEKQMIVYNGAKGRSANSAQRFDGNQAVASGDEASVTEKHECDIRSQGEEPNTQEEEFTSSNRHANGGFGSDIDGVGTAPVLEGDAIGTEQVLETESLGFDGDRLNKCGSIAGDTMQLDDEAHVHESDVHILTSPDALHHSQSNNPLEFQKAMEEDTEPGGTIRTNDLLASEVAGSWAYSTAPSVHGENESPRSRDNDVKGSAGLHDSSGQVAESQSTPSSEAAAARRNHERRALSEMIGIVAPDLKEQFGAVDDDCAGRREKQGSTSNSDTESCTDSEDRNRKYPKVVSISDTETEGSDQPNEDEKHDAMDEDDEDTEEDSIR
- the LOC8270655 gene encoding myosin-7B isoform X5 gives rise to the protein MLAKELKLVDDLRFQIESTAVSAKHCKIYRKNVTVDDMEHPSNCQKSIFLKDTSTNGTYLNWKKLSKSGPESKVQHGDIISFAAPPQHELAFAFVYREVLRVAPFMEGAPVKRKLEEIVSENKRMKGIGIGAPEGPISLDDFRSLQRSNMELRKQLESQVVTIDTLRNEHRATSECHESEMREMKESIAKLYLDQLKELQHILDIKQKELVEVNRTSAEQKHALEDLNETLTASRQSCIEANEIMKSQKASISELEIQLEEERDQRREERQKAASDLKAAVQRVQSEAQEELKRQSDAASQRERELQEEINKLQEREKKWCSQVESLRPKLEEARQKLVFSDNKVRQLESQVAEEQLASANGRKRVEELELEIKQLRKELESEKQAAREEAWAKVSALELEINAAMRDLEYERRRLKGARERIMLRETQLRAFYSTTEEISILFAKQQEQLKAMQRTLEDEENYDNTSVDMDLNANPTDDMDGTLMGEKQMIVYNGAKGRSANSAQRFDGNQAVASGDEASVTEKHECDIRSQGEEPNTQEEEFTSSNRHANGGFGSDIDGVGTAPVLEGDAIGTEQVLETESLGFDGDRLNKCGSIAGDTMQLDDEAHVHESDVHILTSPDALHHSQSNNPLEFQKAMEEDTEPGGTIRTNDLLASEVAGSWAYSTAPSVHGENESPRSRDNDVKGSAGLHDSSGQVAESQSTPSSEAAAARRNHERRALSEMIGIVAPDLKEQFGAVDDDCAGRREKQGSTSNSDTESCTDSEDRNRKYPKVVSISDTETEGSDQPNEDEKHDAMDEDDEDTEEDSIR
- the LOC8270655 gene encoding uncharacterized protein LOC8270655 isoform X1, with product MLISVAISVLCIDLVYFEEIYFGLQEMGRALFTFLSILRTKEAVFMKDKAGIGSVFVIAYIFIFIRQQQRFSVAIALFLVCVKGQGCNMLLTGDEHCIGRLVDDLRFQIESTAVSAKHCKIYRKNVTVDDMEHPSNCQKSIFLKDTSTNGTYLNWKKLSKSGPESKVQHGDIISFAAPPQHELAFAFVYREVLRVAPFMEGAPVKRKLEEIVSENKRMKGIGIGAPEGPISLDDFRSLQRSNMELRKQLESQVVTIDTLRNEHRATSECHESEMREMKESIAKLYLDQLKELQHILDIKQKELVEVNRTSAEQKHALEDLNETLTASRQSCIEANEIMKSQKASISELEIQLEEERDQRREERQKAASDLKAAVQRVQSEAQEELKRQSDAASQRERELQEEINKLQEREKKWCSQVESLRPKLEEARQKLVFSDNKVRQLESQVAEEQLASANGRKRVEELELEIKQLRKELESEKQAAREEAWAKVSALELEINAAMRDLEYERRRLKGARERIMLRETQLRAFYSTTEEISILFAKQQEQLKAMQRTLEDEENYDNTSVDMDLNANPTDDMDGTLMGEKQMIVYNGAKGRSANSAQRFDGNQAVASGDEASVTEKHECDIRSQGEEPNTQEEEFTSSNRHANGGFGSDIDGVGTAPVLEGDAIGTEQVLETESLGFDGDRLNKCGSIAGDTMQLDDEAHVHESDVHILTSPDALHHSQSNNPLEFQKAMEEDTEPGGTIRTNDLLASEVAGSWAYSTAPSVHGENESPRSRDNDVKGSAGLHDSSGQVAESQSTPSSEAAAARRNHERRALSEMIGIVAPDLKEQFGAVDDDCAGRREKQGSTSNSDTESCTDSEDRNRKYPKVVSISDTETEGSDQPNEDEKHDAMDEDDEDTEEDSIR
- the LOC8270655 gene encoding uncharacterized protein LOC8270655 isoform X2, with protein sequence MLISVAISVLCIDLVYFEEIYFGLQEMGRALFTFLSILRTKEAVFMKDKAGIGSVFVIAYIFIFIRQQQRFSVAIALFLVCVKGQGCNMLLTGDEHCIGRLVDDLRFQIESTAVSAKHCKIYRKNVTVDDMEHPSNCQKSIFLKDTSTNGTYLNWKKLSKSGPESKVQHGDIISFAAPPQHELAFAFVYREVLRVAPFMEGAPVKRKLEEIVSENKRMKGIGIGAPEGPISLDDFRSLQRSNMELRKQLESQVVTIDTLRNEHRATSECHESEMREMKESIAKLYLDQLKELQHILDIKQKELVEVNRTSAEQKHALEDLNETLTASRQSCIEANEIMKSQKASISELEIQLEEERDQRREERQKAASDLKAAVQRVQSEAQEELKRQSDAASQRERELQEEINKLQEREKKWCSQVESLRPKLEEARQKLVFSDNKVRQLESQVAEEQLASANGRKRVEELELEIKQLRKELESEKAAREEAWAKVSALELEINAAMRDLEYERRRLKGARERIMLRETQLRAFYSTTEEISILFAKQQEQLKAMQRTLEDEENYDNTSVDMDLNANPTDDMDGTLMGEKQMIVYNGAKGRSANSAQRFDGNQAVASGDEASVTEKHECDIRSQGEEPNTQEEEFTSSNRHANGGFGSDIDGVGTAPVLEGDAIGTEQVLETESLGFDGDRLNKCGSIAGDTMQLDDEAHVHESDVHILTSPDALHHSQSNNPLEFQKAMEEDTEPGGTIRTNDLLASEVAGSWAYSTAPSVHGENESPRSRDNDVKGSAGLHDSSGQVAESQSTPSSEAAAARRNHERRALSEMIGIVAPDLKEQFGAVDDDCAGRREKQGSTSNSDTESCTDSEDRNRKYPKVVSISDTETEGSDQPNEDEKHDAMDEDDEDTEEDSIR
- the LOC8270656 gene encoding peptidyl-prolyl cis-trans isomerase CYP18-1, translating into MSVTLHTNLGDIKCEIACDEVPKTAENFLALCASGYYDGTIFHRNIKGFMIQGGDPTGTGKGGTSIWGKKFNDEIRESLKHNARGILAMANSGPNTNGSQFFITYAKQPHLNGLYTIFGKVIHGFEVLDIMEKTQTGAGDRPLAEIRINRVTIHANPLAG